The following nucleotide sequence is from Oligoflexus sp..
GCTTTACCAGATCGCCATCCGCACGCTCCATGAAATATTCGAGGCGGAATATACCGGTCATGTCCATTTTATAGAGTTCAATGGCTTCGTTTCGGGGATAGATCCCAAACGAGGAACTGAAGTGCAGACTTCGGTGCTGAAACTGAAAGCCGATCGAGACACGTTTATGCAGATCAACCTCGCCCGTGTGGATGCTGAAGCCTGTGCTTCTGGGTTTGGTGGAAAATTGGAAAAGATTGCGTTTGACCTAAGCAGCATCAAGAAAAGCGCCTGAGTCGGGCTGGGTCAGCCCTCAGGTTTCGAGATATGCCATCTCGACGAAATCGACCGAGCCTGCTGCATTTACCCACCAGCCGCACCATCGCAGAGATTTATTTCCTGTCGAAAGCTACGCCTCAAAGTCGTCCGGGAATCCAGCGACGATTTTGGAGGCATGCACGTGGTTTTTCGATTGTGAGCAAATCCTATTTGATGGAATGCATGGTCATGGACGAGAAATTGATCAAAAAGGAAAAGAACCGAGCGAATTATGAGCGCAACCGTGAACGCATCAAGGCTCGGAACCTGGAACGGTACCACGCACAGAAGCATCTGAAAGTTTCTGGCAACGCGGTACCTGCCGGGAATGATTTCCTGACCAGCGTGGAAAAAATCCAGGTACCTGGCAGACGACATCTTGAAAAACCTGCCCGCAACGCCCCCAAACTTCGCCTCCTCTCAGCAGAACCCGCCACTGACCTTAATAAAAAACCTTATGAAGATGAAAAGAAACCGGCGTCCCTGGTCACGGAATATGAAAGTGCCGCCCATGGTGGACTCATAGGGTGTCCAGTTCCATCTGGGCAGGATCTGGAAAGTGGATCTGGCCAAAACCACTTTCACCAGCACCGCCATTTTCAACCTGAAAGTGGCAGCGTCGATCTAAAGAAGCCAGGATTTTCATCGCCTGTACCAGGAGCCAGTGGAAAAACGCTGAGGGTAGCCGTCATCTTTTTTAGAGTAGCCCTCGCGCTCAGCCTCTGCCTGCTGGAAATTTTCATGCTGAAAAGTTTTTTTGATGCCAACGAGGTGCTCCAAAGCCATACGTTGGAATTGGCCGTATGCGCTGTGCTAAGTCTCCAGGCTTTGGTCATGATGACCTTTGACGGTTTTTTGAGGAACCAGGTCCGGCGGTTCATCGTCGGGATATTTTTCTGTTGGATGATCGTGAGCCAGGGCTACTCTCTTTTTTACCAAGCCAGATCAAAACTGGAAACCATTGCGCCCTCCAGTCGGTTGACGGATCTGAAAAAGCGCGAGGCCGACGCTCGGTCTGATCTGGAATGGGCCAAGAGAACGAAAAGCTGGCAGGACGTTAAGACCTTTAGCGAGGATCTGAGAGCAACGCAGGCGGCGATTGATGCGTTGCCACGAACCGAAGTCCTCGGCGTCACCAACGATCGAGCGGTGGGTATGGGAGCGGCTTTGGCCATCGTGCTGCGTGCGCTGCTGCTGGCGGTGAGCGTTTTGAATGCGGCGAAGATCCGCGAATCTTTAACTTGTTAGACTTTGCATGGCCATTGAACTTCTTGTCTTGTGAAACAGCGGCCCGTCAGCGGCCACTGTCCAGTTACTCCCGACTACAGGTCACCTATTACTGCCGTCAAAAAAGAAATTCCTGACTCTACGCGGTTTCTAATTTGCAGAAGTTGACTCATGCTAAAAGTTCCAGCACTGCCATGGGTTCCATCATTGAGGACCCTGAATAACTCCATCACGTTATCGATATCGCTGTCCACGAAATCTGCCAACGGACCAGCGACCCATCCTCTACGTTCTATCAAATAGAGAATTTTTGATCGTCGGGAAGGTGCGCCTTTGTCGGTCTTGTGACAGTCAGGCATTGCGGTCAGCACTTGGTGGTCGGGAGCCTTCATATCCAGCATCCGCACGATGACTTCTCTGGCGCTTGTGCAAAAGTGACGAGCAGCATCAGGATTTTTCGGGTTGAGAGCATAGACCGCCCCCTGCCATCTGTCATCGAGGTCCTTTGAGAATCTGTTTAGGTTGACGGCCGTGTGGTCATGCCCAATATCCATTTGGGTTGAATCTGAACTCGAACTGTCCAGGATCGATTTCGCGACCTCAAGACTATTGATCGCTTCCTGTTCTGAAAGATCGATCAGGTTTTCAAAACGGCTATCTTCCTGTGAGTCGAAGAAGTCCAACAATCGATCATACGACTGGTGCAGCGTTTGCGTTGACTGCCGATATTCTACTTTCCAGGTGACAGTCATCTGCTGACGGTTCAGACGCTCTAATTCATTTTTGATGCGCTGCTGATTCGCTCGGACTTTTGAGTTGTATGAACGTACTTCACGATTGTAGTCGTTAATACTCTGTTTAACTTTCCTGTTGTGGGCATCCACCTGTCGGTTGTATTTATCAACGGCTTGTTTGTTTTTTCGATTTATTTCACGAACGTAGGCATTGTATTGCGCTGGTGTCATCTTCCGAACCATGTTCCATTTCCTTTCTATTCGACGGTTGTCAAGATACAAGACCGTGAAGAATACCAAATTCAACCAGAGGGACGCACGTCGCGGGCAGAAATCCGGGCCTGGACGTTCACTACATCCTGTGGAATTGTTCGGTCGATGGTATTCTGATGAATTATCAGAATCAAGCCACCGTCGCGGTACATGAGGACGTTTTTCAGAGCAAGCGTAGGGCTTGGGGGATCGTACAGGCATGGGGCGGTACCGTTCGGTAGGTGAGTGAGTATCGTTTAATTTTCGTGAATTGCGTGTGAATCGACCTAGGCTGAACATCTTCACATCGTGTGATCCGTTTCAGGATCAACGCTGACGAGGTTCCCAATGGCTGCGCTCTTCAAAGCCTTGGTTGTGTTTCTGAAAGGTCTGTTCGGCTTTCTGAAGCTGGAATTCAGATCGCTGCTGATACTTCCGGCGTTCACGCTGGTTCGTCGGCCCCGCACCTATTCCGCACACCCCCAATACCAGCAACCCGGGATATTCGCCTGGGAAGCGGCCCAGCTGCTTCCACTGTAGAAAGAATGATCATTATAAACCTTAGAAATACTACAGAAGTTTGAATCAACCATTTTCGTGGACGGCCCTACTTGCGTAAGCAAGGAGGACGATATCGTGACCGCTGGAGGTACTGTGGACATCACATCGACGATCGGCGCGCTTTCAGGTTTTGCAGGACCAGCAAAAGCGGTGTATGCGCTCATCAAATTCACTTACTGGGGTGCCCATCGCTTTGAACTCAACCGTCTCAAGGCGTTGATAAAGACATTAAACAAGGAGTTGGATGACCCAAACGCTGGTCGCAAGCTCATGCTGATGGCCTATGAGGAAAAGCATCAGGAAAACATTGGAAAATTGCTGAACAAGGCGCGGAGGGCTGAAAGCGTCTGGGTAACTTGCTGCTTGGCTGCGGTCATTGCCAACTACATGAGGCAGCAGTTCTTGACCGACGACGATTCCATGATTGCCGACGCTCTCAGTAATCTGACAGACCAAGACCTTGAGGTGTTTGTGGCATTGAAGCAGCTTGCGGACGAAGAGAACAAGGCTTGGCAATCCGTGGAGCTTCCAAAGCAGATCGAAGACAGACGTAAGAGTTTGCAGCAGCATAAGGATCGGTTCGATGCTGCAAAAACTGACGAGGAGCGTGAGCGTTGTCGCCAAGATATACTTCAGAGCGAGGAAGGTCTGTTTGAACTGTCTATCAAGCGTCCTACGATTCGTGTTGATAGACCGAACTATTCAAAAATAACCCTGAAACGAAACGTAAACCTGCAGTACGTCCGCCTGCGCGTGGATCGCCTCGTAAAGAGCGGTGCACTGTCGGGGGATATGGGGGGCTTCGGGGGATCAGGCATGGCCCATGGTTCATTCGTTTGGAATCAATTCAGCGACAGTTTCTATGACAAGGTTTCGCCATTTGAAGACTATGACACTCGTCCGTTGAAAGACCTGGGTGATGAAGGATTGTACTGATCCGCATCAGTGGAGGAGGAATTAGGAGATACTCTAGCCGAACTTACTCAGATCATGCTCAAGGAACATGATATCGAGACCGCTGTATGGGGTCTCACACCCTGGGGAGAAGGACCTTTTGGAGCCACGGCTGGCCTTTGGGAACCGATATTCAATGCGATGCAGGGCCGCCGGAAACGGAAGAGCAACCACACCGATGCTGTGATTGCCGAGGCCGCGATTTTGAACGGCTGCATCCTGTTGACAGGTGACCAGGACCTGCTGGTAGTGGTGCCGCTGTTTGGTGGTCAGGTGATGAATCCCCTGGTTGCTAAGCAGCCTGTGCCTTAATAAAAAGCTTATCTTGCAAAGGGTTGAAAATGGACGAAGATGGTATCAAGGCTGAATTTGAAGAGGAACTCCGTACCGAATCGCATATTCTGGTTCGCTTGAAAACCAAGTACATCCGGTATCGAGCCATTGCTGATGAACTGGACCAGTATAGGGATGAAAATGGTCTCGTAGAGATCGCTTATCCCGAACTCTTCGAGGATACAAAAGCAGCCTATGAGAAAATGATTATCGACTTGGCTTCCTATTGCACCGGCTGGGCACCCGCCAAGCCTGATCACAAAGGAATGCGACCAAAGGGCTTTCTGGAAAAAGCACATGAAAGTCGTGATCTCTTTAAAATGAAGTCATTGGAGGATGTAAATGATGCGACGATCTTGATGGTCAACAAGAACATGTCGCTCAAGGCACTGCAGGAAGCTGAAAGGCATATCCAGGACGGTCGGAAGCACGCTGTCATTAGATCGCTTCGGAATTCGTTCGCGGCTCTTTTTTCTGGCTGGGATGAATTGGCAGGCGTTTCGGAAGAGAACACCGTTGCTCTGCAAAAAGTGTTCAGGGACGAGGTGAAACTTTTGAAGACCATCCGAAACGATCATTTGGCGCACCGGTATGAGAACGAAAATTTGGAGCGACGTGCAACTACTCCGCGTGCTGAGTTTCGTATCGTGGACGGCACATTTGAAAAAATCGAAGCCATTCTGGGATATTTTTGGTTCATAGTATTCGATGGTAGCTACCGGTTCCCTAAGTATCGGCGCTCCGAACCTGGCTGCCGAATCCGTGATCTGGTTGATCTAATGCGGTTTGGCACCGTTCACCGAGTGCTTGAAGGAACTGGTGTCGCTGAAATTCTGGCTGAAAAAGATCCCGACAAGCCATTCTATGAACACTATCGCCGAGAATACGGTCGTAGGGTTCGAGAAATGATGGAGCAGAAGAGGAATCGCGGAAAAGGAGGAGCCTCTCAAATAGCGGATGAACGTGGCTCTGAAGGGATTGAAATATCATGGGGCGAGATGGAACATGGCATCAGATGGTCACTGCCTCAGCTCGGAGAACGTCAAGAAAAGCAGAAAGAACAGTAGTTAGACCATATTCACTGGTCGGCGAGCAATCCCGCAACTCTTCCGAGTAGAACTCGCTGATCAGCTTAGTCGGAAAGAACTCGGTGCTGGGCAAATTCGTGATCGACCCCTTTATCGCTTTGTGGTTGCCCCAGGATAACAGTTCAGATCAAAGATCCAGAAGAACCCGCAACTCCTTGCTCATCAGTTCCTTCAGAAGCTCGATGCTGAAGAACTTCACACTCGGTAGCTGAGTGATGTAGTTAAACTCCATTCCGCTGTAACTGGGTGCCACCATCTCAATAATATCCAAATACTCCTGAAAAATTTCCTGGAGCAGGTCCTCGTTATATGTGTCTTCGATAATGACTTTCAATGTGTCTACGACCTCAAAGTCATGGTCCCCGTGAACTAAACGCTCAAGGTAGTCCTCAAAACTCTTCGCTCTTTGTTTCATCATCCGGGTCTCAGCAGGTGTTGATGGGCCGCTGCGATGTAACCAGAACGCAGCATAGGCCTTAAGTAGCTCCTTCCAACGAACTGAAAGCTCATTGATGCAGGCAAGATCGGATTTGGTTTTGCACGATAAATTTCCAATAGCAGGCATGGTTTTGATCCTCTCATGTGGGAATTTTTTAAATTCATTTCTTCCAATCAATCTTTGGGAGGCAGGCTGAAGATACGGTGGTTGGCTTTGGGATTGTAATGGTTGCATTTGGCAAGGTAGAGCGAACCCGGGTGGATTCGCTCATGTGGATCATTTACATCCCTTCATGCGCCGTATTTCAGGCCAGACCCCTTGCAAATCTGTCAAAGATGCTGTTGCTGAACTTTTGCTCAGCAATGTAAATCTGTTCCATCAAGTCCTGGTTCCCTGGGGCTAAGCGCAGCCAGCTTCGACAGGGTGGAACTGCCAAGGGACATGTATTCACCGCTCTCGGCTTCCTTCAGTTGCTTCGTCAACAGGCGGAACTGGTATTCCTCACGGTTGAAGACTTTCCCATCAGATCACCAGCATTAGACCGCACCACCGGCATCAGACCGCACCAGATCAACATGCCTGAAAAGCTAGTAGGATTGTTTAGCGATCACTGTGTTTAAGCTGGACTTACTTGTCTAAGTCCAAACCGAATGACATAGATCATTTTGCATAGCGGTGCGTTTGGTGGCCTAGTGATGATCACCAAGCGACTGACGTTCAGGGTATAAGTGTTGACCGGGTGCACACCACCAGAGTGAATTGCGAATGGGTTGGGTTATATCAGAATGCCGCGCTGCAGTAGTTTGCTGCGGAACATTTTCGGAGACAAAAGGAACACGCAGGACACTACGGAGCAAGGAATCCGAATGTGGATGGTTAATTCTTCAACTACTTAAGTTTCTAACTTTACTTAATTTTCTGACAATTCGCGGATTGTGCCAGGACCATGAGGTCGCAGGTTCGAATCCTGTCGCCCCGACCAGCAATATCCAGTGGGAAAATACAGAGAAAAGCCAGAGTTAAGGGAATCCTGCTCTGGTTTTTTTGCGTCTGGACGGAACAAAAAGGGGCTCTTCCCGATTCAGTGTGGGTGTCACCCTCAAGCCCTTCATGCGCACAGATTCAAAAGCCTTAGTCTATAGTTTTTGAACTCTTTGAACCCGTAAGCCCTTCTCTGGCAAAGCTTTGCCTTTCGATTTAAATACCGTTATGGAGCATAATGTAGGCCAGATGGTAATATCCTGACCCTAGGGAATGCGGTCGTTTGAAAAGTTATTGTGCGGGACGTGAATCACAATGGAGGATCGCTGAACCTCAAGGTTTGAGGCAAAAACGGCAAGGTTAAGTGTTCCCTTGTGCCGAACGCTGTAAAATAGAATGGCCTCGTAGCCAGCATCAAACGCTTTTCTTCCAAGGATCTGCGTCGGACATGGAATTCCTGTCCACGCAGTCCATTCAATCCCAATTTCATATTTTGATATTTTTGCGCGCTTATGTATATCTGATGAGGTCAAGTCGAGAACATTGTGAAGTTTTACGGTAGCCCAGAAGCGGAAATGAGGCTCCACAATGTCAAATCCTGTTTCCCGTCTTTCAGGAAAAACAGCATGCTCGTTGATGCAAAATAAAGCGGTGAGTCCAGGCTCTTGTCGCTCCAAAATCTCCCAACACCTGGGCCGCTTCCCTGTGGAGTTTTCTGGAATTTTAGATACGCACCTCGGCAGAACGCCCCAGCTTTAACGATTCCAAAA
It contains:
- a CDS encoding RES family NAD+ phosphorylase, which produces MERQEPGLTALFCINEHAVFPERRETGFDIVEPHFRFWATVKLHNVLDLTSSDIHKRAKISKYEIGIEWTAWTGIPCPTQILGRKAFDAGYEAILFYSVRHKGTLNLAVFASNLEVQRSSIVIHVPHNNFSNDRIP